A single genomic interval of Mangifera indica cultivar Alphonso chromosome 5, CATAS_Mindica_2.1, whole genome shotgun sequence harbors:
- the LOC123215879 gene encoding receptor-like serine/threonine-protein kinase At2g45590 gives MPSRSLFSFPPSLPVAPPLIHRHHNHRFHALPVILAGTSVIVFLILLIATILCYRKLSRNRTVPSDLKSPNHNHCRRFSYSLIRRATASFSPSNRLGHGGFGSVYKAVVPSSSEPLAVKILDPAGSLQGEREFHNELSLAYSLNSPHIVSLLGFASDRRGRRLVLVYELMENRSLQDALLDRKCEELMEWKKRFEIAYDIARGLEYLHHSCDPPVIHGDIKPSNILLDGDFNAKIGDFGLARLKTEDVVEGEGGRKMDVVEDNGSILEETESVVTAYEESGGVCGGGGGTDRSSESCVVRVFDPEVSPETSVLSPEVGADKGSASEAGFDRVSIESGKDLIGNGKRCSSRRDWWWKQDNGGGRSESGRVKDYVVEWIGSEIKKDPPKNEWIAYPCSTENTGSGSKLELKKEKVRKKEKNQKPREWWKEEFCEELTKKKKKRGFNSSHGGELWWQKEEEVLQQSKKRKNKSSRGSIDWWLDGFSGELRSGRRNSQDWASGDIPKSGGISSTPSMRGTVCYIAPEYGGGGLLSEKCDVYSFGVLLLVLISGRRPLQVTASPMSEFERANLISWARQLAYNGRLLDLIDLSVHSLDKDQALLCITIALLCLQRSPSKRPTMKEIVQMLSGETEPPHLPFEFSPSPPSNFPFKSRKKAR, from the coding sequence ATGCCATCACGTTCCTTGTTCTCGTTTCCACCGTCATTACCGGTGGCGCCACCCCTCATTCACCGTCACCACAACCATCGTTTTCATGCCCTTCCCGTGATTCTGGCCGGAACCTCCGTCATAGTCTTTCTCATCTTGCTCATTGCAACCATTCTCTGTTACCGTAAACTCTCACGCAACCGTACCGTTCCGTCGGACCTCAAATCTCCGAACCACAACCACTGTCGGCGGTTCTCTTACAGTCTCATCCGCCGAGCAACGGCGTCATTCTCTCCATCGAACCGGCTTGGCCACGGCGGCTTCGGCTCAGTGTACAAAGCCGTAGTTCCGTCGTCTTCTGAACCACTTGCGGTCAAAATACTTGACCCTGCGGGTTCGCTCCAAGGCGAGCGAGAGTTTCACAACGAGCTGTCTCTGGCCTACTCTCTGAACTCACCTCACATTGTTTCTCTTCTTGGTTTCGCTTCGGATCGGCGTGGCCGTAGGCTTGTTTTGGTTTACGAGCTGATGGAGAACCGGAGCTTACAGGACGCCTTATTGGATCGCAAATGTGAAGAACTTATGGAGTGGAAGAAACGATTTGAAATTGCTTATGATATTGCTAGGGGGCTCGAGTACCTTCATCATTCCTGTGATCCGCCCGTCATACATGGCGATATTAAGCCCAGTAATATTCTGTTGGATGgtgattttaatgcaaagatTGGAGATTTTGGTCTTGCGAGGTTGAAAACTGAGGATGTTGTGGAAGGTGAAGGTGGGAGGAAGATGGATGTTGTGGAGGACAATGGGTCGATTTTGGAGGAGACTGAGAGCGTGGTGACTGCTTATGAAGAGAGTGGTGGTGTTTGCGGTGGAGGCGGTGGTACTGATCGGTCGTCGGAAAGTTGCGTTGTTAGAGTGTTTGATCCTGAGGTTTCTCCTGAGACTAGTGTATTGTCCCCTGAAGTTGGAGCTGATAAAGGAAGTGCATCAGAAGCTGGTTTTGATCGTGTTAGTATCGAAAGTGGAAAGGATTTGATTGGAAATGGTAAAAGGTGCAGTTCAAGGAGAGATTGGTGGTGGAAACAGGACAATGGCGGAGGACGGTCAGAGTCGGGGAGAGTGAAAGATTATGTTGTGGAATGGATTGGGAGTGAAATAAAGAAAGACCCACCCAAAAATGAATGGATAGCTTATCCATGTTCTACTGAAAATACTGGTTCTGGCTCCAAACTTGAGTTGAAGAAGGAGAAAGTtcgaaagaaagaaaagaaccaAAAGCCTAGAGAATGGTGGAAAGAAGAGTTCTGTGAAGAGCtgacaaaaaagaagaagaaaagaggatTCAATTCCAGTCATGGTGGTGAGTTGTGGTGGCAAAAAGAGGAGGAAGTTCTGCAACAGagtaaaaagagaaagaataagtCCAGTAGAGGTAGCATTGATTGGTGGCTTGATGGATTCAGTGGCGAATTACGAAGTGGGAGAAGAAATAGTCAAGATTGGGCTAGTGGAGACATCCCCAAGAGTGGTGGCATCAGTAGTACACCAAGCATGAGAGGAACGGTTTGTTATATTGCCCCTGAATATGGTGGTGGTGGGTTGTTATCAGAGAAATGCGATGTTTATAGCTTCGGTGTTCTTCTTTTGGTTCTGATTTCAGGACGAAGGCCTTTACAAGTTACAGCTTCTCCAATGTCAGAATTTGAAAGGGCTAATTTGATCTCTTGGGCTAGGCAATTAGCTTACAATGGGAGACTTTTGGATCTTATAGACTTATCAGTTCATTCCTTAGATAAAGATCAAGCGCTGCTTTGCATTACCATTGCCCTTCTCTGTTTGCAGAGATCGCCTAGCAAGCGACCCACAATGAAAGAAATTGTTCAAATGCTTTCTGGTGAAACTGAGCCACCACATTTGCCATTTGAATTCTCACCATCTCCACCAAGTAATTTTCCGTTCAAATCACGGAAGAAAGCACGATGA
- the LOC123216773 gene encoding calcium-dependent lipid-binding protein-like, with protein MGLISGFLMGTIFGIVLMAGWRHMMRYRSTKRVAKAADIKVLGSLNRDDLKKICGDNFPEWISFPVYEQVKWLNKELCKLWPFVADAAELVIKESVEPLLEEYRPPGITSLKFSKLSLGNVAPKIEGIRVQSLKEGQITMDIDFRWGGDPSIILGVEAALVASIPIQLKDLQVFTVIRVIFQLSEEIPCISAVVVALLSEPKPRIDYTLKAIGGSLTAIPGISDMIDDTVNSIVTDMLQWPHRIVVPIGGVPVDTSELELKPQGKVTVTVVKANNLKNMEMIGKSDPYVVLYIRPLFKVKTHHVDNNLNPVWNQAFELIAEDKETQSIIFEVLDQDIGQDKRLGIVKLPLIDLEANTLNEFELKLQPSLDMLKIKDKKDRGTITVKVFYHEFNKEEQFAALEEEKRILEERKKLKAEGVIGSTMDALDGAVGLVGSGVGLVGTGIGAGAGLVTSGVGAGVGFVGSGLGAVGSGLSKAGKFMGRTITGQSSKRSGSTTPVTSVQENGGVKPLQ; from the exons ATGGGGTTGATTTCCGGGTTTTTGATGGGGACGATCTTCGGGATCGTATTGATGGCCGGATGGCGGCACATGATGAGGTACCGAAGCACCAAGCGAGTTGCAAAG GCAGCTGATATTAAAGTTCTTGGGTCACTCAACAGAGATGATTTGAAGAAAATCTGTGGTGACAATTTTCCTGAATGGATATCATTCCCTGTGTATGAACAG GTGAAATGGTTGAACAAGGAATTGTGCAAATTATGGCCTTTCGTTGCAGAT GCAGCAgaattggtaataaaagaatcTGTTGAACCTCTACTGGAAGAATATCGGCCTCCAGGAATTACTTCATTAAAGTTTAGCAAGTTGTCTCTTGGCAATGTGGCTCCCAAAATCGAAG GTATCCGTGTTCAAAGTCTGAAGGAAGGTCAAATTACAATGGATATTGATTTCCGTTGGGGTGGTGATCCGAGCATCATTTTAGGTGTTGAAGCTGCCCTTGTTGCTTCAATACCCATTCAG TTGAAAGACCTTCAAGTTTTTACCGTTATCCGTGTTATATTTCAACTATCTGAAGAGATACCATGCATTTCTGCTGTTGTCGTTGCTCTACTTTCTGAG CCAAAGCCAAGGATTGATTATACTCTCAAGGCTATTGGTGGAAGCTTAACAGCCATACCTGGAATTTCGGATATGATTGAT GATACTGTGAATTCAATTGTGACAGACATGCTTCAATGGCCCCATAGGATCGTTGTTCCAATAGGCGGTGTACCTGTTGATACAAG CGAATTAGAACTTAAACCACAGGGAAAGGTTACAGTTACAGTGGTGAAAGCGAATAATTTGAAGAACATGGAAATGATTGGAAAATCTGATCCTTATGTGGTTCTTTATATTCGGCCATTGTTCAAGGTTAAAACACATCATGTTGACAACAACCTGAATCCTGTTTGGAATCAAGCATTTGAATTGATTGCAGAAGACAAAGAGACGCAATCGATCATTTTTGAG GTTCTCGATCAGGACATTGGTCAAGACAAGAGGTTGGGAATAGTAAAATTGCCTTTGATTGATCTCGAAGCAAATactttgaatgaatttgaattgaaacttCAGCCGTCACTTGATATgctgaaaataaaagataagaaGGACCGAGGAACAATTACTGTAAAG GTATTTTACCATGAATTTAATAAAGAGGAGCAGTTTGCCGCactagaagaagagaagaggatcctggaagaaagaaagaaactgaaAGCAGAAGGTGTTATTGGGAGTACAATGGATGCACTTGATGGAGCCGTCGGCCTGGTTGGTTCTGGAGTTGGGCTTGTTGGAACTGGAATTGGTGCTGGAGCTGGGCTTGTGACCAGTGGTGTTGGTGCTGGCGTTGGGTTCGTTGGGAGTGGCCTTGGGGCTGTGGGCAGCGGCTTGAGCAAAGCAGGAAAGTTTATGGGCAGGACTATCACAGGCCAATCCAGCAAAAGGAGTGGCAGCACTACTCCAGTGACTAGCGTCCAAGAAAATGGCGGTGTAAAGCCATTACAGTGA
- the LOC123216774 gene encoding cucumber peeling cupredoxin-like gives MTTPTITASLYLTVMALLITTVASQYTNYTVGASSGWFFDAKNNISATNYSSWASNQTFNLGDFLIFNTNSNQTVILTYNETTFNICTTDDASDNDTLHYDGGSTEFGQSMTIAVPLTITGPNYFFSDADDGIQCQRGMAFQISVNHGQGLPPSLNQPPPPPYVAPPGPDTAQSPPITIVGGSPSLFNGASSSLLNVRSLLPSLLLCLAAALV, from the exons ATGACCACCCCCACCATCACCGCCTCTCTATATCTGACGGTGATGGCACTCCTCATCACCACCGTAGCATCGCAATACACCAATTACACCGTCGGTGCCTCCTCTGGCTGGTTCTTTGACGCCAAAAACAACATCTCCGCCACTAATTACTCCTCATGGGCCTCTAACCAAACCTTTAATCTCGGAGACTTTCTCA TTTTCAATACGAACAGCAACCAGACCGTGATCTTAACATACAACGAGACCACGTTTAATATTTGCACCACCGACGATGCATCAGACAATGATACTCTCCACTACGACGGTGGCAGCACTGAGTTTGGTCAATCGATGACCATTGCAGTCCCATTGACTATTACAGGTCCCAACTACTTCTTCTCTGACGCTGACGATGGCATCCAGTGCCAACGTGGCATGGCATTCCAGATCTCCGTCAATCACGGCCAGGGCTTGCCTCCCAGTCTCAATCAACCGCCTCCCCCGCCTTACGTCGCGCCGCCTGGACCCGACACCGCTCAATCGCCGCCGATTACGATCGTGGGTGGGTCACCGTCGCTGTTCAATGGTGCATCAAGTAGCCTTCTTAACGTGCGCTCTTTGCTGCCTTCGTTGCTACTCTGTCTTGCAGCCGCCCTAGTGTGA